GCTAAGGATCATCGCAGCTCCAAAAAATCATTCGTTTTGGAGATGAAAGAACTAATCAAAGAAACAAAATCAGTCATTAGAATTCCATCATTTCAGATTATGGTGGCGCAGGGGGTTTCTGGATCATTTCCCTGGTCAGCTATGTCGTTTGCTCCAATGTGGTTGGAACTCATTGGATTTTCCCACAAGAAAACAGCTTTTCTTTGGACTGTTTTTATTGTTGCTTGTTCACTAGGAGGCCTTTTCGGAGGTAAAATGGGAGATGTCCTGGCGAAGCGTTTTCCTAATTCTGGGAGGATAGTTCTTTCGCAGATAAGTTCGGGCTCGGCCATCCCTTTAGCGGCAATTTTGCTACTAGCGTTGCCTGATGATCCATCCACAGCGTTCATCCATGGACTAGTTTTGTTCATCATGGGATGTTCGATATCCTGGAATGGCCCAGCTACTAACTGGTGCGTatcattttgtttttttttttttaatctttgcaGTATCACTCTGCTTCTATGAATCAGTATAACAAGCACAGAAAATGTCACTAAAGGCTAAGAATTAGTGCTGAATCAGTAATGGCTAAACTATTATTGCCTATTGCTCTCTTATTTGAAAACTTCTAGCATAAATAAAGTAACTATTGCTTCAAATAATCATGAGTATAAAACATCTTATCTTCGCCTCCAGCTACCATGTTGTTTAATGCTGTATCACAGTCCAATATTTGCAGAGATAGTACCTGAGAAATCTAGGACAAGCATCTATGCTTTGGATTGTTCTTTTGAAAGCATACTGGCCTCGTTTGCTCCCCCAATCGTGGGAATCTTGGCTCAGCATGTTTATGGTTATAAACCAATCCCAAAAGGGTCATCAGATGCGGTAGAGCTTGAAACAGACAGAGAGAATGCTGCATCACTAGCCAAGGCACTCTACACGGCCATTGGCATTCCAATGGTGATTTGTTGCTTCATTTACACATTCCTTTATTGCACATACCCGAGAGACCGCGATCGAGCAAGAATGGATGCTTTGGTAGAGTCTGAAATGCAACAACACCTAAAGGAAGAGGCAGATAGTTCTTTTTCAAGAGAAGAAGCAAATGAAATTCATGTTACAGAAGAGCTGAATGTAAGGGAATGTAATGAAATTGACATGGAATATGGGAAAGAAAATGACACTGATGAACTAAATGATAATGATGATGAGCAGTATTTGCTTTCTCGTCAATTACCACTTTCAAGTACTGcagaagaaagaaaataaaatataatttgaatttttcatttaaatacaCTGCCAGAAGCATCATTCACAATATTCTTGGAACATGAAGATAAGTTCaaattggtatttttttttatttgaaaaatattactATTGTAACttaattagaaaagtataatccaCTAAACTCTATAGCTAACATTGCCACGCATGACATATACCTATATATATAGTATTTAAAACGGACATAAAAATTACATATTATTTAAAATAGGTTAAATTAGATGTTAAACTAATATTATATTGAATATAGATGCAAAGTAGGTAAACATAATAATGTAATTATGATAGAAGACACAAGCACATACAAGACCAATACCACAGGACACGATTAATAATCATATGTTGAATGTTGATGTGCAAGACATGACCCATTTCTATATTTTTTCAGACTCTTTAGTGGCAGTGAATATGATTACTGCGAAGAATCTTTGTTGCAGTGATATGAATGTGCTAGTTGTAAAAATATTATGAGAATAATTCTTGTATGTTGCTTTTGAGAAGAATAGTGTGTATTTATAGGTTGTGCATAATAAAAgacataaatataaaataaactaaatccGGAAAATATTTATGCATATAAAGATCCTACACCCGTAATCAAATCATAATAATTtgatttttactttgatttgatTTCCTTAATAAATCTATCTAcactcctcctcaagcttgactATAGATGTTGATGAGTCTAAGCTTGTCTAATAAGAAATCAAACACTTACTCTATAAATCTCTTTGTAAGTATGTCAGCCAATTATTGATTAGTATGCAGATACTTGATACAAATAATTTCTCCATTGATTTTCTCTTTAATAAAGTGACGATTCACTTCTACATGCTTTGTTCTGTCACGGTGAACGAGATTATGAGCTATACTGATGGTGGATTTATTGTCACAATAGAGTTGAATGAGATGTTCATACTTTATCTTCAATTCTTCAAGTAGTCTTTTTATCCAAATGACTTCACACACTCCATGGGTCATAGCCATGTACTCTGCTTCTGCACTGCTCCTTGCAACAACAGACTGTTTTTTACTTCGCCATGTTACCAAGTTACCCCATAGGAGAGTAcaataatcaaatgtggatcTTTTGTCGTCGTTGCTCCAACTCAATCAGCGTCAGTGAAAACTTAAGCTTTTTGATCACTCGTTTTTTTGAAATATATCCATTTTCTTGGTGTTTGCTTTAAGTTTCTCAAAATTATATAGACAGCATTCAGATGTCCTTGACAATGACTATGCATATACTGACTTACGAGACTAACAGTGAAGGCAATTTCTGGTTGAGTGTGTGAGAGACAGATAAGCTTGCCAACTAGTTGCTGGTATCTTTCTTTGTCAACCAGATCTCTTTCGAACAACATCTAGATCAGAATTAGGATTTGAATGATAATTACCTGACACATTTGAAGATGGAGGTTCTATCACCAGATTTGGCTCTTGACTGTGATGAGGATTcatgacttggttatttctttgAGAGACATTTCTTCTAGTGTAGATACGTAGCTCTTGCTGTTGTTGATTCAACTCGAGAAGACTTGTCCTTGTTTCCATAATTGGATCATGTTGACTATTTAGAGTGAGAGTAGATGGAGCTAGAGTAGAACCACGAACGACTGAACCATTAGGAAGAGGAGTTGGAGTAGAAACAGGGACAACTGAAACATTCAAACTAGAACGAGATGGAGTTAGAGTAGGAAGATCTAGCAGTAATCCTAATTGTAGGGTGACCCACGACCACTAAGCTTCTTGCTCTGGATGAGTCTGCTCCCCTTGAAGCGAGGGGGGAGGAAAATATGGAGTATCTTCAAAAAAACTGACATCGCATGAGACATATTTTTTTTAGTGAGAGGAAAGTAACACCGATAACCTTTTTGAGTGGAAGAATAACCAATAAAAAGTGTCTTAATAGCCCTAGGGTCAAGTTTCCTACGTTCATGAGCATGGATATGGTCAAAAGCTACACAATCATAGGTCTTTACAGGAAGAGTATTGGTGAAAATATGGGGATAAGAAAGATTAAGTACCGAGTATGGTGTTTGAAACTGAAGGGGTGAACTGGGTAGACGATTGATAAGATATGTGGCTGTTAAGACAGCATCTCCCCAAAGATACTTTGGAACATTCATGGTAAACATAAGAGCACGTGCCACTTCCAACAAATGAAGATTTTTCCGTTCTGCAACACCAATTTGTTGAGGGGTATCAACACACATACTTTGATGAAGAATCCCATTTTGTAAAAGGTATGGACCAAAAGTggaattaaaatattttgttccATTAACCGTACGTAGTATACAGATTTTGGTTTGAAATTTTGTTTGAATCATACGGTGAATATTCTGGAAGACTTGAAATGCCTCAGATTTGTGTTGAAGGAGATATACCCAAGTGATACGTGTGTGATCATCAATGAAAGTTATGAACCAGTGTTTCCCATGAGAAGTAGTAACTTTGGAGGGTCCCCATATGTCACTATGGATTAGGGAGAATGAATCTTAAAGGAAAAGCGGTCCGTGTGTGCTTAGCAAGTTGACAAATATCACATCGAAAAGAAACAGAACTTTGATTAGTGAATAAGGATGGAAACAAACGTTGTAAGTAAGGAAAACTTGGATGACCAAGTCTATAATGCCACAACATTATTTTTCTAGAACTAGAAACAGAAGCAGAACTAGATATATGAGATTGGTGTCTTATAGAATATTGAGTCTGAAAGAAATAAAGTCCATCATGAATCCTAGCACTGCCAATCGTCCTCCCCGATGATAGTTCCTGAAATTGACAAGAATTGGACACAAACTTAGCAACATAGTGATTATCAAAAGTCAGTTTGCTAACATAAATCAAATTATACATCAATGATGGAACATTAAGAACTGAATTAAGGAGAAGAGTAGTAGATAATCTAATGGTGCCTATGCCTGCAACAGAAGATAAAGTACAATCGGCAATACGGACATTAGATTTATTACAACACAGAGTGTAGGAATCAAATAAATGACGAAAACTTATCATATGGTTGGAAGCACCCGAATCAATTATCCATGGTACTTGAGAGCCTACCGAAGAGATTAGAGCAGAATAGAGATTACCAGAATGTGAATCAGAACATGAACCTAGGTTGGCATGAGATTAGTGCATGTGATTGATTAAGAAGGTTGTATGAGGACAAAGAAGATTCTCTATCGTTGGGGCGGCGAATAGGTTGGCCTTCAATGATTGTTGGTTGTGAATGATGGGGGTCGCCAATGGAAGCTGAGTATTGCTCCGTTGAGTCCTTCTGGAAGTAGCGACAACAAAGGTGAGAAGATATACTGAGCAATGAGCATTAGACAGAGGAACTATGATTGCATAGAGCCAATGGGCTCACTAGACTGAAAGGAGGCTGCATTGCTAGTGGCCATTGTCGGAGAAGAAGAACAAGGCAAcgtatgaaaaagaaaaagaaaaaagagaaccTTATGGCTATGATACCATGTAAAAAAATTATGAGGGAATAATTATTGTACATTGATTATGAGAAGAATATTGTACATTTATAGGCTGTACAAAATAAAAGgcataaatacaaaataaactaaatcctataaaaaaaaaaacaaaagtatatatgtatataagaatCCTATAGCTGTAATCAAATCATAATGATTTGATTTTTATTCTCGTTGATTTTCTAAATAAATCTTTCTACATTAGTCAAAgaaaattttcttgatattcaacACTGAAGCTACTTAGGTGTTTTTATTCAGGCCTCGCACTATGAATAAGGTGGCACATTGTTTGGTTAAATATACTTCCCATTTATGCTTTGTTAACTCTTTCTGGTGATTTATCTCTTTCTGTGGCGACTTGTGTTGTTTTCATCTTTTTCcctaaaaaaacagaaaaaacatgacccatttaaaaaattaatttacaaaaaaattaCATCTTtcaaatgttattttttattacaaaaatatatatttttgtgatTTCGTGTTTAAAAAATACTATTGTTTGAGCATTTAGTAtggaaaaattcaaaaaaaattaaagatctGAAGTTGAAGATTTAATATTAGTATTGGAGACCTCCTGTTTGTAAGAAGAGAAGTATAGTGTTACAAGGCTAAGcctatgtaaaaaaataaaataataatattagtgATTCATAATTCTTGAATTTTAGATATGTAAGTCAAAATTGATCTTTTAAtatttaacaatttaaaattgCTTCAATTTAAgtatattttatgaattaaatttgTTATAATTGTGCGTGTGTGATGCTTGTTCTCATGCTCGTACGATATAGGCATGTAGATGATTTCAACTTGTGCCATGATAAACGTGTTGCGGTTGCGGATGCATGCTAGCCAACTACAGAAGTTCTATCCCTTACGCGAGTCTAAAAAATGTAAATGGTCAAATATTTTTGTAGAACCCTAAAATCAAATTACCGTGGTTCTAATATCCCTCATACAACTAAAGCTTACttatcatgttttattatttaaGCCTAACATGAATGtaataacatatttataataaataaataaaaaataagattgCAAAATATTTGACAAAAGACGAGCATATAATTTATTTTAGTTATGCTGTTAAAATaaaagaattataaaaaaaaaaggaatgaatTGACATTTAGGGGACTAAAATAATATATATCTTacatattatttagttttaatttttttaaactaaaCAGTATACCGTATAatacatttataatatattttttttatctgaaaaggaaaatatgaagaaaaatagATAAGTATATGCATGATATATCGTAAAAATTATATTgcaaaattgaaaattatttgaaaaaaagaCAAATAAAAATCAATTGAACAGTATTCAATCATTGCCAAACGACGAGGTATCATTTGTCTTTCTGAACATCGAACAATGTAGGAATATTTGCTGTGTTTAATATTTGGGTTTTGTATTCAGGATaaatttaatgtttatttttaatagtaatagtttgttagttttttttttttgttaggttTTCGTTTTTTAATAACTGGACCAAcatatgttattttgtaattggTCCaacttaataatattttaaaaataattataatttggaccaataaaaataTAATACTTATCTTATCTTGTTAACCGATATAACGAAAGAGACTAATGAAATTATGCTTTTACGAATTTGTGTACTATTACCACTCAAAAATAATTATTGAGTCTATCATGCATATAAAACCCAAATATTAGGTAATTCTGCCGCAGTTATCCCAACAATATATTAATATAACAAGGACCTCAACTTACAAATCTCAGCAATTATTATTTTACATGTGTACAAAGTTCCCAAATTCCAGGTAACACATTGACCATTATACCCTTCTCGGTCTTCGTCCTCTTTCTGAGAGTTCAAGcttaaacaagtcaaccattcaCCACCGTAACCCAAAGactctcatttctcttcttctcttctgaGAGAGCTTCAACAGGGGACTCCTGTCCGATCCAGATTATACAAACAAAAATGAAGTCGGAGACTTTGACGTTAGTGCTGGTGAATCTGGCTGGAATCATGGAAAGGGCCGACGAGTCTCTCTTGCCAGGAGTATACAAGGAAGTTGGGGAGGCTCTCCACACCGACCCAACTGGCTTGGGCTCTTTGACTCTCTTCCGATCCATAGTCCAATCTCTGTGCTATCCTCTCGCTGCTTATCTAGCTATTGGTTACAACCGGACCCACGTCATTGCTCTCGGGGCTTTTCTCTGGGCCGCCGCAACTTTCCTTGTCGGGATTTCCTCCACTTTCTCACAGGTACCTCTATATTTTTGTCTCCTTTTACTTTTCGACAGCTATATAGTAGGCAACTTTTCCAGCATTGTTTCAATTGAGTATGTAAGATTCAGATCTATTCTATATGATACGAGTCTATGACTGTGGTTGAATGGATTTGGTTATTTATTAGGGAAAAACAAAAATTGATTTTTAGGTGGGTTATTATAGTCTTTATCTGTATTTTTATAAGCAATACATGCAtgcatgcttttttttttttttcttttcgtttGTTTTTTCTTTTATGGGACTTATCTACTAATACTTAAAACTTTCCTTTTACTATCTATTAAAGCAAGTCGTGATATATTTATTACTACAACATTGAATGAAACATATAAGATAGAGGACTTAAAACATGTAACAGCACAACAAAATCTTATGTGTTATTAGGTCGCAATTTCAAGAGGCCTTAATGGGATTGGACTCGCCATTGTAATACCAGCTATTCAATCTCTTGTTGCAGACTCAACTGACGACAGCAATCGTGGGGTAGCTTTTGGATGGCTGCAACTAACAGGAAACCTCGGCGCCATCATCGGTGGCCTTTGCGCCGTCTTAACGGCCTCAACATCGTTCATGGGAATTCCTGGTTGGAGAATCGCTTTTCATCTGGTTGCACTCATTAGTGTTATAGTTGGTATACTGGTACGCTTGTATGCAAATGATCCAAGATTCTCTGAGACGGATGGTCGAGCTAAGAATCAGTACAGGTCTGAAAAATCATTCGTTTCGGAGATGAAAGAACTGATAAAACAAACAAAATCAGTCATTAGAATTCCATCTTTTCAGATAATCGTGGCGCAGGGTGTATCTGGTTCATTTCCCTGGTCAGCTATGTCGTTTACTACAATGTGGTTGGAACTCATTGGATTTTCCCACAAAAAAACTGCTTTCCTTTGGACTATTTTCATCGTTGCTTGTTCATTAGGGGCCCTTTTTGGAGGTAAAATGGGAGATGT
The genomic region above belongs to Humulus lupulus chromosome 1, drHumLupu1.1, whole genome shotgun sequence and contains:
- the LOC133804900 gene encoding uncharacterized protein LOC133804900 isoform X1 — translated: MKSETLTLVLVNLAGIMERADESLLPGVYREVGAALHTDPTGLGSLTLFRSIVQSLCYPLAAYLAVRHNRAHVIALGAFLWAAATFLVGVSSTFFQVAVSRGLNGIGLAIVIPAIQSLVADSTDDSNRGVAFGWLQLTGNLGAIIGGLCSVLIASTSFMGIPGWRIAFHLVALISVIVGILVRLYANDPRFSKTDGRAKDHRSSKKSFVLEMKELIKETKSVIRIPSFQIMVAQGVSGSFPWSAMSFAPMWLELIGFSHKKTAFLWTVFIVACSLGGLFGGKMGDVLAKRFPNSGRIVLSQISSGSAIPLAAILLLALPDDPSTAFIHGLVLFIMGCSISWNGPATNCPIFAEIVPEKSRTSIYALDCSFESILASFAPPIVGILAQHVYGYKPIPKGSSDAVELETDRENAASLAKALYTAIGIPMVICCFIYTFLYCTYPRDRDRARMDALVESEMQQHLKEEADSSFSREEANEIHVTEELNVRECNEIDMEYGKENDTDELNDNDDEQYLLSRQLPLSSTAEERK
- the LOC133804893 gene encoding uncharacterized protein LOC133804893 is translated as MKSETLTLVLVNLAGIMERADESLLPGVYKEVGEALHTDPTGLGSLTLFRSIVQSLCYPLAAYLAIGYNRTHVIALGAFLWAAATFLVGISSTFSQVAISRGLNGIGLAIVIPAIQSLVADSTDDSNRGVAFGWLQLTGNLGAIIGGLCAVLTASTSFMGIPGWRIAFHLVALISVIVGILVRLYANDPRFSETDGRAKNQYRSEKSFVSEMKELIKQTKSVIRIPSFQIIVAQGVSGSFPWSAMSFTTMWLELIGFSHKKTAFLWTIFIVACSLGALFGGKMGDVLAKRFPNSGRIVLSQISSGSAIPLAAILLLALPDDPSTAFIHGLILFLMGCLISWNGPATNNPIFAEIVAEKSRTSIYALDRSFEMVLASFAPPVVGLLAQHVYGYKPIPKGSSDAVEIETDRENAASLAKALYMAIGIPMVICCFIYSFLYCTYPRDRDRARMDALVESEMQQHLKEVPDNSPSREESSEIHVTEGLNVKECNEINIEYGEEDESDELDDNDDEKYLLSCRLPLSK